In Qipengyuania psychrotolerans, one DNA window encodes the following:
- a CDS encoding type II secretion system F family protein — protein sequence MNNLLQIMLLAGGVLALLVIGYMAFTGPDAAKAGHRRLQQLRFRHSESTDTKVESQLKKAIAARKPKQFKRAGSGSRLEALAIRLDRTGKGWTLSQYAYASLGITLGIAIIMFLKSGSLPLSFGIGLFFGLGIPHFVVNRTIKKRTNQFNSKFPDAIELLVRGLRSGLPVTETLGVVAQEVPGPVGQEFRGIVERTKIGRTMEDALQQTADRLGIPEFNFFCITLAIQRETGGNLAETLSNLSDVLRKRAQMKLKIRAMSSESKASAYIVGALPFIVFGMIWWINPTYVGAFFEDDRLIVIGLGGLVWMSIGAFIMSKMVSFEI from the coding sequence ATGAATAATTTGCTCCAGATCATGCTACTTGCTGGCGGCGTCCTTGCGCTGCTCGTCATCGGGTACATGGCGTTCACCGGACCTGATGCTGCGAAAGCCGGACACCGCCGCCTTCAGCAACTACGCTTCCGTCACTCGGAAAGCACCGACACCAAGGTCGAATCGCAGCTGAAAAAGGCCATTGCGGCCCGCAAGCCCAAACAGTTCAAACGGGCTGGGTCGGGTTCACGCCTCGAAGCGCTGGCTATCCGCCTGGATCGTACAGGCAAAGGCTGGACGTTGAGCCAATATGCCTATGCATCGCTGGGCATCACGCTTGGCATCGCCATCATCATGTTCCTCAAGAGCGGTTCGCTGCCGCTGTCGTTCGGAATTGGCCTGTTTTTTGGACTGGGCATCCCGCACTTTGTCGTCAATCGCACGATCAAGAAGCGTACCAACCAGTTCAACTCGAAATTTCCCGACGCGATCGAACTTCTCGTCCGCGGCCTTCGCTCGGGCCTTCCGGTGACCGAAACTCTCGGCGTGGTGGCGCAGGAAGTTCCCGGGCCTGTAGGTCAGGAATTCCGCGGCATTGTCGAGCGCACGAAGATCGGTCGGACGATGGAGGATGCCCTCCAACAGACCGCTGACCGTCTGGGAATACCGGAATTCAACTTCTTCTGCATCACTCTCGCAATCCAGCGCGAAACGGGCGGCAACTTGGCAGAAACCCTGTCGAACCTGTCAGACGTGCTCCGCAAGCGCGCGCAGATGAAGCTCAAGATCCGCGCGATGAGCTCGGAATCCAAAGCATCGGCTTACATAGTCGGCGCCCTCCCGTTCATCGTCTTTGGCATGATCTGGTGGATCAACCCGACCTACGTCGGCGCATTCTTCGAAGACGATCGCCTGATCGTTATCGGACTGGGCGGTCTGGTGTGGATGAGCATCGGGGCGTTCATCATGTCCAAGATGGTCAGTTTCGAAATCTAA
- a CDS encoding SDR family oxidoreductase: protein MKILVAGATGNTGTRLVQELCNRGHEPVALVRSSSDTSQLPEAAEQRLGDLTDLDDSVAHDCEVVIFAAGSGGDTDAEMTDKVDRDGAIRLIEIAEKSDVRRFVMLSSVGAENPDPDSELAHYLEAKHAADERLKSSSIEYAILRPVALTDDDATGSVRLGDDVDPQGKAARGDVAVVLANAAEDDAWNGKVSLMETIS, encoded by the coding sequence ATGAAAATCTTAGTCGCCGGAGCTACCGGCAACACCGGCACTCGTCTCGTCCAAGAATTGTGCAACCGCGGCCACGAACCAGTCGCGCTCGTACGGTCTTCGTCGGACACCAGCCAATTGCCCGAAGCCGCCGAACAACGCCTTGGCGATCTCACCGATCTGGATGACAGCGTGGCGCATGATTGCGAAGTGGTGATTTTCGCAGCCGGCTCCGGCGGCGATACCGACGCGGAAATGACCGACAAGGTCGACCGGGACGGCGCGATCCGTCTCATCGAGATAGCCGAAAAGTCCGATGTGCGGCGCTTCGTGATGTTAAGTTCTGTCGGCGCGGAGAATCCCGATCCCGACAGCGAACTGGCCCATTATCTCGAAGCCAAACATGCTGCTGACGAACGCCTGAAATCCAGCAGCATCGAATACGCGATCCTGCGCCCGGTCGCGCTCACCGATGACGATGCAACCGGCAGCGTGCGGCTGGGCGACGATGTCGATCCACAAGGCAAAGCCGCGCGCGGCGATGTCGCTGTCGTTTTGGCCAATGCAGCCGAAGACGACGCATGGAACGGCAAAGTAAGCCTTATGGAAACCATCAGCTAA
- a CDS encoding crotonase/enoyl-CoA hydratase family protein encodes MSSYTQIKLDIADGIATVTLHRPEKMNAFTRTMMAEFIDALDVTDADDSVRAVIVTGEGERAFCAGADLTPEGGGHVFSDPNPVDDLSDERVRDGGGRLTLRLFNSKKPLIGACNGVAVGVGATMQLPFDIRLASDNARFGFVFARRGITPEAASSWFLPKLVGMQTALEWCMTGRVFDAGEALDRGLVRSVHPQGELMDAAVGLAREIADNTSAVSVAMTRAMLWRIGAGGHPMDAHRIDSRAIYRLSRSADAKEGIASFLEKRPPEYPDTVGQNMPDFYPWWDEPGYE; translated from the coding sequence ATGAGCTCCTACACGCAGATCAAGCTCGACATCGCCGACGGTATTGCCACCGTGACGCTGCACCGGCCCGAGAAGATGAATGCCTTCACCCGCACCATGATGGCCGAGTTCATCGACGCGCTCGACGTGACCGATGCCGACGACAGCGTGCGCGCGGTGATCGTGACGGGCGAGGGCGAACGTGCCTTCTGCGCCGGTGCCGACCTGACGCCGGAAGGCGGGGGGCATGTGTTCTCCGATCCCAATCCGGTCGATGACCTGTCTGACGAGCGGGTGCGCGATGGCGGCGGGCGGCTGACGCTGCGGCTGTTCAACTCCAAGAAGCCGCTGATCGGGGCCTGCAACGGCGTGGCGGTGGGCGTGGGGGCGACGATGCAGTTGCCATTCGACATCCGCCTCGCCAGCGACAACGCGCGGTTCGGGTTCGTGTTCGCGAGGCGCGGGATCACGCCCGAAGCGGCCTCGAGCTGGTTCCTGCCCAAGCTGGTCGGAATGCAGACCGCGCTGGAATGGTGCATGACAGGCCGGGTGTTCGATGCGGGCGAAGCGCTCGACCGGGGGTTGGTGCGCTCGGTGCATCCGCAGGGCGAGTTAATGGATGCGGCGGTCGGTCTCGCACGCGAGATCGCCGACAACACCTCGGCTGTGTCGGTTGCAATGACCCGGGCGATGCTGTGGCGGATCGGGGCGGGGGGGCATCCGATGGACGCTCACCGGATCGACAGCCGCGCGATCTACCGCCTCAGCCGGAGCGCGGATGCGAAAGAAGGCATCGCCAGCTTCCTGGAGAAAAGGCCACCTGAATATCCCGATACGGTGGGGCAGAACATGCCCGATTTCTATCCCTGGTGGGACGAGCCGGGCTACGAGTAG
- a CDS encoding type II secretion system F family protein, with translation MEPVSGPTLLGFDVILVGSILAGIAAMAVFIAIYSAVTIRDPMAKRVRALEGRREELKLGLVTTSAKKRQSLVRKTDTTDKIKDTLGNLKVLQQSQVEDMQQKLAWAGYRNKEVAVVLIGLRMVLPILLGGFAFVMLYLVEIYPDWQYKRVAALAFVVFMGYKGPEIVLKNKANKRTDAIRKGLPDALDLLVICAEAGLTVDAAFNRVAKELGRAYPELGEEFTLTAIELSFLNERKQAFDHLAYRVNLEAVQGVVTTMVQTERYGTPLASALRVLSAEFRNERMMRAEEKAARLPAIMTVPLILFILPVLFVVILGPAGCSIADAFASGVTSGGG, from the coding sequence ATGGAACCCGTAAGCGGCCCTACCCTCCTCGGCTTCGACGTCATTCTCGTCGGCTCGATCCTTGCCGGGATCGCAGCAATGGCCGTGTTCATCGCGATCTATTCCGCGGTCACAATCAGGGATCCCATGGCGAAACGCGTCCGAGCACTTGAAGGTCGCCGTGAAGAATTGAAGCTCGGCCTCGTCACAACCAGCGCGAAGAAACGTCAGAGCCTGGTTCGCAAGACCGACACGACCGACAAGATCAAGGATACGCTGGGCAACCTCAAGGTTCTGCAGCAGAGCCAGGTCGAAGACATGCAGCAAAAGCTGGCCTGGGCCGGCTATCGAAACAAGGAAGTCGCGGTCGTCCTGATCGGTCTTCGGATGGTCCTCCCAATCCTCCTGGGCGGGTTTGCATTCGTCATGCTCTATCTGGTCGAGATCTATCCTGATTGGCAATATAAGCGCGTAGCCGCGCTCGCGTTCGTCGTGTTCATGGGATACAAGGGGCCCGAAATCGTCCTCAAGAACAAGGCGAACAAGCGTACCGATGCAATCCGCAAGGGTCTGCCCGATGCACTCGATCTACTCGTCATCTGCGCGGAAGCTGGTCTTACCGTGGACGCCGCGTTCAACCGCGTCGCCAAGGAACTGGGCCGGGCTTATCCGGAACTGGGCGAAGAATTCACCCTTACGGCAATCGAGCTATCGTTCCTGAACGAACGTAAGCAGGCGTTCGATCACCTGGCCTACCGCGTCAATCTCGAGGCTGTTCAGGGCGTGGTGACTACGATGGTCCAGACCGAACGCTATGGTACTCCGCTCGCCAGCGCCTTGCGCGTCCTGTCGGCCGAATTCCGTAACGAGCGTATGATGCGCGCAGAAGAGAAGGCCGCGCGTCTTCCCGCCATCATGACCGTTCCGCTGATCCTGTTCATCCTGCCCGTGTTGTTCGTGGTCATCCTCGGCCCGGCGGGTTGTTCGATCGCCGACGCTTTCGCCAGCGGCGTGACGAGCGGCGGAGGCTGA
- a CDS encoding acetyl-CoA C-acetyltransferase, with the protein MPEAYIVEAVRTAGGRRGGRLAGVHPVDLAARSLDAIMERSGLETKVVDDVVMGCVSQGGEQAMQVGRNAVLAAKHLGEGVPAVTIDRQCGSSQQAIQFAAQAVMSGTQDVVIASGVESMSRVPMGSTAMFHMKEGLGNYKSPGLEEKYPGIQWSQFMGAEMIVKKHGFTKDDLDRFALSSHQKAIEATRSGAFEAEIVPVEIETPEGTQMHTVDEGIRFDATLESISGVKLLSPEGTITAASSSQICDGSSAVLVVSERALKEYGLTPMARIHNLTVTAGDPVIMLEEPLFATDRALQRAGMSIGDIDLFEVNEAFAPVPLAWMKHTGADPDRLNVNGGAIALGHPLGASGTKLMATLVHALKARGKKYGLQTMCEGGGVANVTIVESL; encoded by the coding sequence ATGCCCGAAGCCTATATCGTCGAAGCCGTCAGGACCGCCGGCGGAAGAAGGGGCGGCAGGCTTGCCGGTGTGCATCCGGTCGACCTTGCGGCGCGCTCGCTCGATGCCATCATGGAACGCAGCGGCCTTGAGACCAAGGTGGTCGACGATGTGGTCATGGGCTGCGTCAGCCAGGGCGGTGAACAGGCGATGCAGGTGGGACGCAACGCCGTCCTCGCGGCCAAGCATCTCGGCGAAGGCGTGCCCGCCGTCACCATCGACCGCCAGTGCGGATCATCCCAGCAGGCGATCCAGTTCGCCGCGCAGGCGGTTATGAGCGGGACGCAGGACGTGGTGATCGCCAGCGGCGTCGAAAGCATGAGCCGGGTGCCGATGGGCTCGACGGCGATGTTCCACATGAAAGAGGGACTGGGCAACTACAAGTCGCCAGGCCTCGAGGAAAAATACCCCGGCATCCAGTGGTCCCAGTTCATGGGCGCGGAAATGATCGTGAAGAAGCATGGCTTCACCAAGGACGATCTCGACCGGTTTGCCTTGTCCAGCCACCAGAAGGCGATCGAAGCCACCCGTTCCGGCGCTTTCGAGGCTGAAATCGTGCCGGTCGAGATCGAAACCCCCGAAGGCACGCAGATGCATACCGTGGACGAAGGCATCCGCTTCGACGCCACGCTTGAAAGCATCTCCGGCGTTAAGCTGCTGAGCCCCGAGGGCACCATTACCGCCGCTTCGAGCAGCCAGATTTGCGATGGCTCCAGCGCGGTGCTGGTGGTTTCGGAAAGGGCGCTCAAGGAATATGGCCTCACCCCGATGGCCCGCATCCACAATCTGACCGTGACGGCCGGTGATCCGGTGATCATGCTGGAAGAACCGCTGTTCGCGACTGATCGCGCTCTCCAGCGTGCCGGAATGAGCATTGGCGATATCGACCTGTTCGAGGTGAACGAAGCTTTCGCTCCGGTCCCGCTCGCGTGGATGAAGCATACCGGTGCCGATCCTGACCGACTCAATGTGAACGGCGGTGCGATTGCGCTTGGCCATCCGCTGGGCGCATCCGGGACAAAATTGATGGCCACGCTCGTTCATGCATTGAAGGCGCGCGGCAAGAAATACGGTTTGCAGACGATGTGCGAAGGCGGCGGCGTCGCCAATGTCACCATCGTCGAATCGCTTTAA
- a CDS encoding MarR family winged helix-turn-helix transcriptional regulator — MPIRHPAKRLADFLPYQLSVASNAVSTRIAEQYRKRFALKTTEWRIMAVLGDSGPLTQRELSQLTLMDKVPVNRACKTLESRGLAERTPNAKDGRSHLLALTTEGKAVHSGIMPLALKIEKEMFSVLTPEEQAAMRDMLARVRDNAGDFDAESLAD, encoded by the coding sequence ATGCCCATTCGCCACCCTGCCAAGCGCCTCGCCGATTTCCTGCCGTACCAGCTGTCCGTCGCGTCCAATGCGGTGTCGACACGCATTGCGGAGCAGTATCGCAAGCGTTTCGCGCTCAAGACGACCGAGTGGCGGATTATGGCGGTGCTCGGCGACAGCGGGCCGCTGACCCAGCGCGAGCTGTCGCAGCTCACGCTGATGGACAAGGTGCCGGTCAATCGCGCCTGCAAGACGCTGGAAAGCAGGGGGCTCGCCGAACGGACGCCAAATGCGAAGGACGGGCGCTCGCACCTCCTCGCGCTCACGACAGAAGGCAAGGCCGTACATTCGGGCATTATGCCGCTCGCGCTGAAGATCGAGAAAGAGATGTTCTCCGTCCTGACCCCGGAAGAACAGGCCGCCATGCGCGACATGCTGGCCCGGGTCAGGGATAACGCCGGAGACTTCGACGCAGAAAGCCTGGCCGACTAA
- a CDS encoding M16 family metallopeptidase, whose product MTSNFSGARLRVSTMAMAAALAVSLTASPAAAQETIAATQQTQTDAVYGVPAWNIDSTELPADPAIVFGRLDNGMRYALRPNGTPQGGASVRFSFDVGNLEESAAERTAAHYIEHMAFNGSTNIPEGELVAMLERLGLAFGADTNAETWPDRTTYKLDLPKTDDATINAAMMIMREVAGELTISDAAVERERGIIISEAQVRNDPRLRRGSDWFTLALPESRLGQRIGSDAEATATISAETLRDFYRAYYRPQNATLVVVGDFDVAAMEQRIRDGFSDWRGTGEPGADYVGAVNPPAKPLLGHFADPAVPGVIEYHRMSPFTPATNTLAEQREELLKAIAGLAITNRVNTLAKQPDAAMLGGQASAQKLFQAAQSFGLLVVTKDDDWRSALSLAEQEMRRADEFGFTQSEIEEAMALFDSALRNAAAQAEGRPSSAIADEIALSSIMDTVVMAPQDTLQLWEALKPAMTADAVHTAFKAAWQGGPTAIHIATKTPIDNFDAEVASALDASQAIALTAPVEAVTADFAYDSFGVPGTVVSDTRIDDLGIRAVRFANGVQLNMKVTDFKPDSVSLTMEIGQGASAFPQDKPALANLMQTLLPADGFAAHDSDEMRRIIAGRNVVMGMRAAQDALIASGTTTPQDLEFQLKLLAARLTATGYRPETQSQWEGLSQLLATNTANNPIQLFISALNYIPAGNDTRFGFDDPAALTRVSLADLKAAIEPQLASGSVELGLVGAFDEDAAIAAVAATLGALTDRAAPARPQTVQPVTFTDDLSRRTLFHAGAADQGLVALQWKTDDGSDARSDATRELLAAIFGLRMTDVVREELGATYTPEAFSYSSYDYDGFGHITVLAPSTPDKMDVVTMAARQIAAELASGTISEDALLRARQPIAERLTRAERDNDSWSSVVATAQAEPDRLERRRNAADVLASITIADISAAAREYLKPDGALEIRVMPKDGSE is encoded by the coding sequence ATGACTTCGAATTTTTCAGGCGCACGTTTGCGCGTATCGACAATGGCTATGGCTGCAGCCCTGGCCGTATCGCTGACGGCCAGCCCGGCTGCGGCGCAGGAAACAATTGCCGCCACCCAGCAAACGCAAACCGATGCCGTATACGGCGTGCCCGCCTGGAATATCGACAGCACGGAACTTCCTGCGGATCCGGCGATCGTCTTTGGCCGCCTGGACAACGGCATGCGCTATGCTCTGCGGCCCAATGGCACGCCGCAAGGAGGCGCCTCGGTGCGCTTCTCTTTCGATGTCGGCAATCTGGAAGAAAGTGCCGCTGAGCGGACGGCTGCCCACTACATCGAGCACATGGCTTTCAACGGGTCGACCAACATTCCAGAAGGCGAACTGGTCGCCATGCTGGAACGGCTGGGGCTGGCCTTCGGCGCCGATACCAATGCAGAGACCTGGCCCGACCGCACCACCTACAAGCTCGACCTGCCCAAGACCGATGATGCCACGATCAATGCGGCAATGATGATCATGCGCGAAGTGGCCGGCGAACTGACCATTTCTGACGCAGCGGTAGAGCGTGAGCGCGGCATTATCATCTCCGAAGCGCAGGTTCGCAACGACCCACGGCTGCGGCGCGGAAGTGATTGGTTCACGCTGGCACTGCCCGAAAGCCGCCTTGGTCAGCGTATCGGCTCCGATGCAGAGGCAACGGCCACGATCAGTGCCGAGACGCTCCGCGATTTCTATCGCGCGTATTATCGTCCGCAAAATGCGACCCTGGTCGTGGTCGGGGACTTCGATGTTGCCGCGATGGAACAGCGCATCCGCGATGGTTTCTCCGACTGGCGCGGCACTGGAGAGCCGGGCGCTGACTATGTCGGCGCGGTCAACCCACCTGCCAAACCGCTGCTGGGACACTTTGCCGATCCGGCGGTGCCCGGCGTGATCGAATACCATCGCATGTCGCCGTTCACACCTGCGACGAACACTCTGGCCGAGCAGCGTGAAGAGCTGCTGAAAGCTATCGCGGGGCTGGCCATCACCAACCGCGTCAACACGCTGGCAAAGCAGCCCGATGCTGCCATGCTCGGCGGACAGGCATCAGCGCAAAAATTGTTCCAGGCCGCGCAAAGCTTCGGCCTGCTGGTGGTCACGAAAGACGATGACTGGCGCTCTGCGCTTTCATTGGCGGAGCAGGAAATGCGCCGCGCCGACGAATTCGGCTTTACGCAAAGCGAGATTGAAGAAGCCATGGCGCTGTTCGATTCCGCGCTGCGCAATGCTGCGGCACAGGCAGAAGGCCGCCCGAGCTCTGCGATCGCTGATGAGATCGCGCTGAGTTCGATCATGGACACAGTGGTCATGGCCCCGCAAGACACGCTGCAATTGTGGGAAGCCCTCAAACCGGCGATGACGGCGGACGCCGTGCACACCGCCTTCAAGGCGGCCTGGCAGGGCGGACCGACCGCTATCCACATTGCCACGAAGACCCCGATCGACAATTTCGACGCCGAGGTCGCCTCCGCTCTGGATGCAAGCCAGGCAATAGCGCTGACCGCGCCGGTCGAGGCGGTGACGGCGGACTTTGCCTATGACAGCTTCGGGGTGCCCGGAACGGTGGTATCGGATACGCGCATCGACGATCTCGGCATTCGCGCAGTACGCTTCGCCAACGGCGTCCAGCTCAACATGAAAGTGACCGATTTCAAGCCAGACAGCGTATCGCTGACCATGGAAATCGGTCAGGGCGCGAGCGCATTTCCGCAAGACAAGCCTGCCCTTGCAAACCTGATGCAAACCCTCCTTCCCGCAGACGGGTTCGCCGCTCATGACAGCGACGAAATGCGCCGCATCATTGCTGGCAGGAACGTCGTAATGGGGATGCGCGCTGCGCAGGACGCCCTGATCGCTTCGGGAACCACCACGCCGCAGGATCTGGAGTTCCAGCTCAAGCTTCTGGCTGCGCGTCTGACGGCAACTGGCTACCGCCCGGAAACGCAGTCCCAGTGGGAAGGACTTTCCCAGCTTCTGGCAACCAACACTGCAAACAATCCTATCCAGCTGTTCATCTCGGCGCTGAACTATATTCCCGCTGGCAATGACACGCGCTTTGGTTTCGACGATCCTGCGGCGCTAACACGCGTGTCGCTTGCGGATTTGAAGGCGGCGATTGAACCACAGTTGGCCTCTGGCTCGGTAGAGCTTGGCCTGGTCGGGGCGTTTGACGAAGATGCCGCGATTGCCGCCGTTGCCGCTACGCTCGGGGCGCTGACTGATCGGGCGGCTCCTGCACGGCCGCAGACAGTGCAGCCTGTCACGTTCACCGACGACCTGTCCCGGCGGACGCTCTTTCATGCGGGCGCGGCAGACCAAGGGCTGGTGGCCCTGCAATGGAAGACTGACGACGGCTCCGATGCCCGCTCTGATGCCACTCGCGAGCTTCTCGCTGCCATCTTCGGACTGCGCATGACCGATGTCGTGCGCGAGGAATTGGGCGCAACCTACACGCCTGAAGCCTTCTCCTATTCCTCGTACGATTATGATGGCTTCGGGCACATCACGGTGCTGGCCCCGTCAACGCCTGACAAGATGGATGTCGTGACGATGGCCGCGCGACAGATTGCTGCCGAACTGGCGTCAGGGACCATCTCGGAAGATGCGCTGCTCCGCGCCCGTCAGCCAATTGCAGAACGGCTCACTCGGGCAGAGCGGGATAACGATAGCTGGAGCAGCGTCGTTGCGACCGCACAGGCAGAGCCGGACCGCCTCGAACGGCGCCGGAATGCCGCGGATGTGCTGGCATCAATCACTATCGCCGATATCAGCGCGGCAGCGCGCGAGTATCTCAAGCCCGATGGCGCGCTGGAAATCCGCGTGATGCCGAAAGACGGGTCTGAATAA
- a CDS encoding NAD-dependent succinate-semialdehyde dehydrogenase: protein MSQIETCNPATRESVETYDLMSKDEAFAKIDAAHEAFEEWRARSHEDRAEVLREIAKVLRANTDRISELMTRETGKLIRDGKTEVEICARIFEYTADNGPSQLADEERKHSGGKKRGIVTYSPIGVIYSIQPWNFPFYQPVRVLAANAMAGNACILKHASICTGSGLLLRDLCLEAGLPKGLFDVVLVGHDLSDEIIAHGKVRAVTMTGSDGAGRHIGTKATEALKKTVLELGSNDAYIVLEDADLELAVKTCVQGRLYNNGETCVSAKRFIVTDAVYDEFVSAFVDQMKAITMGDPTAEDTQLGPVSSKEQFDTLVEQVGKSVAGGATLLCGGDPEEDPSGWYYPATVLADCKKGTPAYDDELFGPVASIIRAKDDEDAMRIANDSRYGLGGGIFTKDEDKAIRLARDHFDTGMVRINSFGAADPNMPFGGVKNSGYGREHGGFGMKEFVNAKAIFLP from the coding sequence ATGTCACAGATCGAAACCTGTAATCCCGCCACGCGAGAATCAGTCGAAACCTACGACCTGATGTCGAAGGACGAGGCGTTCGCTAAAATTGACGCTGCGCACGAGGCGTTCGAGGAATGGCGCGCGCGCAGCCATGAAGACCGGGCCGAGGTGCTGCGGGAAATTGCAAAAGTCCTGCGCGCAAACACCGACCGCATCAGTGAACTGATGACCCGGGAAACCGGCAAGCTGATCCGCGACGGAAAGACCGAAGTCGAGATTTGTGCGCGCATTTTCGAATACACCGCGGACAATGGACCCTCCCAGCTCGCCGACGAAGAGCGTAAGCATTCCGGCGGCAAGAAGCGCGGCATCGTGACCTATTCGCCGATCGGCGTGATCTATTCGATCCAGCCGTGGAATTTCCCGTTCTACCAGCCGGTGCGCGTACTTGCCGCCAATGCGATGGCAGGCAACGCCTGCATTCTCAAGCACGCCTCCATCTGCACGGGAAGCGGCCTGCTGCTGCGCGATTTGTGCCTGGAGGCAGGATTGCCGAAGGGGTTGTTCGACGTTGTGCTGGTGGGCCACGACCTGTCCGATGAAATCATCGCGCACGGCAAGGTTCGCGCCGTTACCATGACAGGCAGCGATGGTGCCGGACGCCACATCGGCACCAAGGCGACCGAGGCGTTGAAGAAGACCGTTCTCGAGCTGGGATCGAACGATGCCTACATCGTGCTTGAAGATGCCGATCTCGAACTGGCGGTAAAAACCTGCGTCCAAGGGCGCCTCTACAACAATGGCGAAACCTGCGTTTCAGCCAAGCGGTTCATTGTGACCGATGCGGTCTATGACGAGTTCGTGAGTGCATTTGTCGACCAGATGAAAGCCATCACGATGGGTGACCCCACCGCCGAAGACACGCAGCTTGGGCCAGTTTCCAGCAAGGAGCAGTTCGACACATTGGTCGAACAGGTGGGCAAGAGCGTGGCAGGCGGCGCAACACTGCTGTGCGGCGGCGATCCCGAGGAAGACCCGAGCGGATGGTATTATCCTGCCACCGTGCTTGCCGACTGCAAGAAGGGCACGCCTGCCTATGACGATGAACTGTTCGGACCGGTAGCCTCTATCATCAGGGCCAAGGACGATGAAGACGCAATGCGGATCGCAAATGACAGCCGTTACGGTCTTGGCGGCGGCATTTTCACCAAGGACGAGGACAAGGCCATCCGGCTCGCACGTGACCATTTCGACACCGGGATGGTGCGCATCAATTCGTTCGGGGCAGCTGATCCGAACATGCCCTTCGGCGGTGTGAAAAATTCCGGATACGGCCGTGAACATGGCGGCTTCGGAATGAAGGAATTCGTGAACGCGAAAGCCATCTTCCTGCCCTGA
- a CDS encoding SDR family NAD(P)-dependent oxidoreductase has protein sequence MEVSSNTPAVVTGGASGLGEATARALAAKGAKVAIFDMNEEKGEAVAKDIGGIFCKVNVTSDEDVDAGFAKARDAHGQERILVNCAGIGNAIKTASRDKQTGEIKHFPISAFDFVIQVNLIGTFRCIAKSAAGMMTLDPLSEDGDRGAIVNTASVAAEDGQMGQAAYSASKGGVVGMTLPIARDLMREGIRVNTILPGIFNTPLMNAAPPQVKEALAASVPFPKRLGYPAEYANVAMCMIETGYFNGEDVRLDGAIRMAPR, from the coding sequence ATGGAAGTCAGTAGCAACACTCCCGCAGTCGTAACCGGCGGCGCATCGGGCCTCGGTGAAGCCACCGCGCGCGCACTTGCCGCAAAGGGTGCCAAGGTAGCCATCTTCGACATGAACGAAGAGAAGGGCGAAGCGGTCGCCAAGGACATCGGCGGCATCTTCTGCAAGGTCAACGTGACCAGCGACGAAGACGTGGATGCCGGTTTCGCCAAGGCGCGCGATGCCCACGGTCAGGAACGTATCCTGGTAAACTGCGCGGGTATCGGCAACGCGATCAAGACCGCCAGCCGCGACAAGCAGACCGGCGAAATCAAGCATTTCCCGATCAGCGCGTTCGACTTCGTGATCCAGGTCAACCTGATCGGCACCTTCCGCTGCATCGCCAAGTCGGCTGCGGGCATGATGACTCTCGATCCGCTGAGCGAAGACGGCGACCGCGGGGCTATCGTGAACACCGCATCGGTTGCTGCCGAAGACGGGCAGATGGGCCAGGCAGCCTATTCCGCATCGAAGGGCGGCGTGGTCGGCATGACCTTGCCGATCGCACGCGACCTGATGCGCGAAGGCATCCGCGTGAACACCATCCTGCCGGGTATCTTCAACACCCCGCTGATGAATGCCGCTCCGCCGCAGGTGAAGGAAGCGCTGGCTGCATCGGTGCCGTTCCCCAAGCGCCTCGGCTATCCTGCAGAATACGCCAACGTCGCCATGTGCATGATCGAGACGGGTTACTTCAACGGTGAAGACGTCCGGCTCGACGGCGCGATCCGCATGGCACCGCGTTAA